A genomic stretch from Mycobacteriales bacterium includes:
- a CDS encoding penicillin-binding protein 2 → MNRQLRHVAIAALLMFAALLINSNIVQVGEASSLRANPHNVRVLYSEYSDHRGPIEVAGKDVARSVATHDQLKYLRTYPDGPTYAPVTGYYSLVIGASGIEQAEDRVLAGTDSRLALDRLGDEISGRTPQGGTVVLTLNPKAQRAAYQGLHGVRGAVVALNPTTGAILAMATSPSYNPSTLSTHNSRQINRTYHQLLHAPGDPLIDRATSETYPPGSLFKIVTSSAAFSSGRFNPGSVIPSPTQLKLPLTNVFLHNFGGESCGNGHTDTIRDAFRISCNTAFAGLGLKVGIHALAAQAKAFGIGSSLNIPLPVARSQFNADANQPNTALSAIGQYDDALTPLQAAMIGAAIANNGVEMKPYLVAQTQAPNTSVLSTTKPTVLRRAVSANVAHQVTGMMELVVQSGTGVAAQIPGITVAGKTGTAQHGLPSQHLAPDAWFVAFAPASHPTVAVAVLVEDGGSLGSEATGGAVSAPIAKSVMCAVLGCS, encoded by the coding sequence ATGAACCGCCAGCTCCGTCATGTGGCGATCGCTGCGCTGCTGATGTTCGCCGCGCTGTTGATCAACAGCAACATCGTGCAGGTGGGCGAGGCATCGTCGCTGCGCGCCAACCCGCACAACGTGCGGGTGCTCTACAGCGAGTACAGCGACCACCGCGGGCCGATCGAGGTGGCTGGCAAGGACGTCGCGCGTTCGGTCGCGACGCACGACCAGCTGAAGTACCTGCGCACCTACCCGGACGGCCCGACATACGCGCCGGTCACCGGCTACTACTCGCTGGTGATCGGCGCGTCCGGCATCGAGCAGGCCGAGGACCGCGTGCTCGCCGGCACGGACTCGCGGCTCGCCCTGGACCGGCTCGGTGACGAGATCAGCGGCCGCACGCCGCAGGGCGGCACCGTCGTACTCACCCTCAACCCGAAGGCGCAACGCGCCGCCTACCAGGGTCTGCACGGCGTGCGCGGCGCGGTGGTGGCGCTCAACCCGACCACCGGCGCCATCCTCGCGATGGCGACGTCTCCGTCGTACAACCCGTCGACGCTCTCGACGCACAACTCGCGGCAGATCAACCGCACCTACCACCAGCTGCTGCACGCACCGGGCGATCCGTTGATCGACCGGGCCACCAGCGAGACCTACCCGCCCGGCTCGCTGTTCAAGATCGTCACGTCGTCGGCGGCGTTCTCGAGCGGGCGGTTCAACCCGGGCTCGGTCATCCCGTCGCCGACGCAGCTCAAGCTGCCGCTCACGAACGTCTTCCTGCACAACTTCGGCGGCGAAAGCTGCGGCAACGGACACACCGACACGATCCGGGACGCGTTCCGGATCTCCTGCAACACCGCGTTCGCCGGGCTGGGGCTCAAAGTCGGCATCCACGCTCTGGCGGCGCAGGCGAAGGCCTTCGGCATCGGCTCGTCCCTCAACATCCCCTTGCCGGTCGCGCGCAGCCAGTTCAACGCCGATGCCAACCAGCCGAACACCGCGCTGTCGGCGATCGGACAGTACGACGACGCGCTCACGCCGTTGCAGGCCGCCATGATCGGCGCGGCGATCGCGAACAACGGCGTCGAGATGAAGCCCTATCTCGTGGCACAGACCCAAGCGCCGAACACCTCGGTCCTCTCGACCACCAAACCGACGGTGCTGCGCCGGGCGGTCAGCGCGAACGTCGCCCACCAGGTCACCGGAATGATGGAGCTGGTCGTCCAGAGCGGCACCGGTGTCGCCGCCCAGATCCCCGGGATCACGGTCGCTGGCAAGACCGGAACCGCACAGCACGGGCTGCCGTCGCAGCATCTGGCTCCGGATGCCTGGTTCGTTGCTTTCGCGCCCGCAAGCCACCCGACCGTTGCGGTCGCGGTGCTGGTCGAGGACGGCGGAAGCCTCGGCAGCGAGGCGACGGGAGGCGCGGTCTCCGCGCCGATCGCGAAGTCCGTGATGTGTGCGGTTCTGGGGTGCTCGTGA
- a CDS encoding FtsW/RodA/SpoVE family cell cycle protein, with amino-acid sequence MSAATASSDSPRRGTELTLLLFAVVLTMVCFTSVSAAYSNGLPTGLVQDGLGFVALALVAHAAVRLLAPYADPVLLPAAIALNGIGLVIIHRLDLAATTHAHAAGTSAGVADAPLQLVWTIIGIVAFVVVLAVVRDHRRLQSLTYTAMAVGLALLVLPALIPASHSTVNGARIWIRFGGFSFQPGELAKLALEVFFAGYLVRKREVLALAGRRVLGLTLPRARDLGPVIVAWAASLLILTREDDLGTSLLFFGIFVAMLYIATGRRSWLLIGLVLFVLGSLAAYHFVGHVHQRVQVWLHPLAPRYIDNLGYQLSQGLFGQATGGIFGTGLGQGRPDLVPFANTDFIASTIGEELGLAGLMAILTIYLLIVMRGLRAAIRTRDDFGKLLGAGLAFGFALQVFVQVGGVTRLIPLTGLTLPFLSYGGSSLISNWILLALLLRISDASRRPVAELPPIPDESATMVIRR; translated from the coding sequence GTGAGCGCCGCCACCGCGAGCAGCGATTCGCCGAGGCGCGGCACCGAGCTGACCCTCCTGCTGTTCGCGGTCGTCCTCACGATGGTCTGCTTCACCTCGGTCAGTGCGGCGTACTCCAACGGCCTGCCGACCGGACTAGTGCAGGACGGGCTCGGCTTCGTCGCCCTCGCCCTCGTGGCACACGCCGCGGTCCGGCTGCTCGCGCCGTACGCCGACCCGGTCCTGCTGCCGGCCGCGATCGCCCTCAACGGCATCGGCCTGGTGATCATCCATCGGCTCGATCTCGCGGCGACCACCCACGCGCATGCCGCGGGCACGTCGGCCGGCGTCGCGGACGCACCGCTTCAACTGGTGTGGACGATCATCGGGATCGTCGCGTTCGTGGTCGTCCTCGCCGTAGTCCGCGACCATCGCCGGTTGCAGTCGCTGACCTACACCGCGATGGCGGTCGGGCTGGCCCTGCTCGTGCTTCCCGCACTGATCCCCGCCAGCCACAGCACGGTGAACGGCGCGCGGATCTGGATCCGGTTCGGCGGCTTCTCCTTCCAGCCGGGCGAGTTGGCGAAGCTGGCGCTCGAGGTCTTCTTCGCCGGCTATCTCGTCCGCAAGCGGGAGGTGCTCGCCCTCGCCGGCCGCCGCGTGCTCGGCCTGACGCTTCCCCGGGCACGAGACCTCGGACCGGTGATCGTCGCGTGGGCGGCCAGCCTGCTCATCCTCACCCGCGAGGACGACCTCGGGACCAGCCTGCTGTTCTTCGGCATCTTCGTGGCGATGCTCTACATCGCCACCGGCCGCCGGTCCTGGCTCCTGATCGGTTTGGTGCTGTTCGTTCTCGGCTCGCTGGCGGCATACCACTTCGTCGGGCACGTGCACCAACGGGTGCAGGTCTGGCTGCACCCGCTGGCTCCCCGCTACATCGACAACCTCGGCTACCAGCTCTCGCAGGGGTTGTTCGGCCAGGCGACCGGAGGCATCTTCGGCACCGGTCTCGGCCAGGGTCGGCCCGACCTGGTGCCGTTCGCCAACACCGACTTCATCGCGTCCACGATCGGCGAGGAGCTCGGGCTGGCGGGGCTGATGGCGATCCTCACCATCTACCTGCTGATCGTCATGCGCGGGCTGCGTGCGGCGATCCGCACCCGGGACGACTTCGGCAAGCTGCTCGGTGCCGGGCTCGCGTTCGGCTTCGCCCTGCAGGTGTTCGTCCAGGTCGGTGGTGTGACCCGGCTGATCCCCCTCACCGGCCTGACGCTCCCGTTCCTCTCCTACGGCGGGTCCAGCCTGATCTCCAACTGGATCCTGCTCGCACTGCTCCTGCGGATCAGCGACGCCTCGCGGCGCCCGGTGGCCGAGCTGCCGCCGATCCCGGACGAGTCGGCGACAATGGTGATCCGCCGATGA
- a CDS encoding protein phosphatase 2C domain-containing protein: MSPVLRFGARSDVGLVRHNNQDSMYAGPRLIAVADGVGGAAGGEVASAVTITAITALDSPSITDPQAALRDAAEQADTSIRETIARDPRLAGMSTTLTAIVATDGELTLGHIGDSRAYRLRDGQLTQLSHDHTLVQSLVDEGEITEEEALTHPRRSWITRSLDGRGQPELDLVTLDLQPGDRLLVCSDGLSGYVGEADMTSALAAPDPQDAAERLTDLALAAGAPDNVTCIVADPVDGEQIDQAPIIGGAVADERPAVDLDEHPIPVGDEVSGGRESDEPSGHRRSVGRRLAAVAAVVVLLVAAAVAGVAVYVHHQWYVANAGGQVAVYQGVQGSAAGIQLSHLRVRTNLPVSALPQADRDRISGGIQTSGKSDANQVVSNLRSQACALATPLPTPATTPSARGKHHKRRVVTGPHLIPAWCSGVQQ, translated from the coding sequence GTGAGCCCCGTGCTGCGGTTCGGGGCACGCAGCGATGTCGGCCTGGTCCGGCACAACAACCAGGACTCAATGTACGCCGGCCCGCGGCTGATCGCCGTCGCGGACGGCGTCGGCGGCGCGGCCGGTGGGGAGGTCGCGAGCGCGGTCACGATCACCGCCATCACCGCGCTGGACTCCCCTTCGATCACCGATCCGCAGGCGGCCCTGCGCGACGCGGCGGAGCAGGCCGACACGTCCATCCGCGAGACGATCGCGCGGGATCCTCGCTTGGCGGGCATGAGCACGACGCTCACCGCCATCGTCGCGACCGACGGCGAGCTGACGCTCGGCCACATCGGCGACTCGCGGGCGTACCGGCTCCGGGACGGGCAACTGACCCAGCTCAGCCACGACCACACGCTGGTCCAGTCGCTCGTCGACGAAGGGGAGATCACCGAGGAAGAAGCACTGACCCATCCGCGCCGGTCCTGGATCACCCGCTCGCTGGACGGGCGCGGGCAGCCCGAGCTGGACCTGGTCACGCTCGATCTGCAGCCCGGAGACCGCCTGCTGGTCTGCAGCGACGGGCTGTCCGGCTACGTCGGCGAGGCCGACATGACGAGCGCTCTCGCAGCGCCCGATCCGCAGGACGCCGCGGAACGGCTGACCGATCTGGCGCTGGCCGCCGGCGCTCCCGACAACGTCACCTGCATCGTCGCCGATCCGGTCGACGGCGAGCAGATCGACCAGGCACCGATCATCGGCGGTGCCGTCGCCGACGAGAGACCGGCGGTCGACCTCGACGAGCACCCGATCCCCGTCGGCGACGAGGTGTCGGGCGGTCGCGAGTCCGATGAACCCTCAGGTCACCGGCGCAGCGTCGGCCGCCGTCTCGCCGCGGTCGCGGCGGTCGTCGTACTCCTCGTCGCCGCCGCTGTCGCCGGCGTCGCGGTCTACGTCCACCATCAGTGGTACGTCGCCAACGCCGGCGGTCAGGTGGCCGTCTACCAGGGTGTGCAGGGCAGCGCCGCGGGCATCCAGCTGTCCCACCTCAGGGTCCGCACCAACCTCCCGGTCAGCGCGCTCCCCCAGGCCGACCGGGATCGGATCTCCGGCGGCATCCAGACCTCGGGCAAGTCCGATGCCAACCAGGTCGTCAGCAACCTCCGCAGCCAGGCGTGCGCGCTCGCCACCCCCCTGCCGACTCCCGCGACCACGCCGAGCGCGCGCGGGAAGCACCACAAGCGGCGCGTTGTGACCGGGCCCCATCTGATCCCGGCGTGGTGCAGCGGGGTCCAGCAGTGA
- a CDS encoding FHA domain-containing protein, whose translation MPIAVVFLLRAVVLVLLWGFVIAAVVAVRHDVFSEATPRKGRSPAPAPGPVGAAAAAMPAPPAAVVAPPKPSRAERRAERRAKTKGASRLTIVDGPLAGTSVALTSLPVTIGRAGDSTIMLSADDYVSNHHARLVPRGDEWLVEDTGSTNGTFLGDRKVTAPVVVPIGGRIRIGQSVLELQK comes from the coding sequence GTGCCGATAGCCGTCGTCTTCCTGCTCCGTGCAGTGGTGCTGGTGCTGCTGTGGGGGTTCGTGATCGCTGCCGTCGTCGCCGTCCGGCACGACGTCTTCAGCGAGGCGACGCCGCGCAAAGGGCGCTCGCCGGCTCCGGCTCCAGGCCCCGTTGGCGCCGCTGCCGCCGCTATGCCGGCGCCGCCGGCGGCCGTGGTCGCGCCGCCCAAACCGTCCCGAGCCGAGCGCCGTGCCGAACGGCGAGCCAAGACCAAGGGCGCATCCAGGCTCACCATCGTCGATGGCCCGCTCGCCGGCACCTCGGTCGCGCTCACCTCGCTCCCGGTGACGATCGGCCGCGCGGGCGACTCGACGATCATGCTCAGCGCTGACGACTACGTCTCCAACCACCACGCTCGGCTGGTCCCGCGTGGGGACGAATGGCTGGTGGAGGACACCGGCTCGACCAACGGCACCTTCCTCGGCGATCGCAAGGTCACGGCGCCGGTCGTCGTACCGATCGGCGGCCGGATCCGGATCGGCCAGAGCGTGCTGGAGCTCCAAAAGTGA
- a CDS encoding DUF3662 and FHA domain-containing protein, which yields MGVLQAFERRLGGLVEGAFAKVFKGEVQPVEIAGALQREADDRRSVVGADRILAPNAYVVELGDHDYHRIEEWAGPLGAELAAMVREHAAEAGYSFVGPVHVDFEHRSEIGTGVFRIRSASVAGAVQPPATSPTPQRPPRPAPEGAYPDRPRVITSVGREESAYFLSHPVTVIGRAAESDVRLEDPGVSRRHAELRYADGEVELVDLHSTNGVTVNGTPVERATLHDGDRIDVASTTLIFRRDED from the coding sequence GTGGGAGTCCTGCAAGCCTTCGAACGCCGCCTCGGCGGGCTGGTCGAAGGTGCCTTCGCCAAGGTCTTCAAAGGTGAGGTCCAGCCGGTCGAGATCGCGGGCGCACTGCAACGCGAGGCGGACGACCGCCGGTCGGTAGTGGGCGCCGACCGCATCCTGGCTCCCAACGCGTACGTCGTCGAGCTCGGTGACCATGACTACCACCGCATCGAGGAGTGGGCCGGGCCGCTCGGCGCAGAGCTAGCGGCGATGGTCCGCGAGCACGCCGCCGAGGCCGGGTACTCCTTCGTCGGGCCGGTCCACGTCGACTTCGAGCATCGCAGCGAGATCGGGACCGGCGTCTTCCGCATCCGCAGCGCAAGCGTGGCGGGTGCGGTTCAACCGCCCGCCACGTCACCCACGCCACAACGACCGCCGCGGCCGGCGCCCGAAGGCGCCTACCCGGACCGTCCCCGGGTCATCACCTCGGTCGGCCGTGAGGAGTCGGCGTACTTCCTGAGCCATCCGGTCACCGTGATCGGGCGAGCCGCGGAGTCCGATGTTCGGCTCGAGGACCCGGGGGTATCCCGCCGGCATGCCGAACTCCGGTACGCCGACGGCGAGGTCGAGCTCGTCGACCTGCACTCCACCAATGGCGTCACGGTCAACGGGACGCCGGTCGAGCGGGCGACCCTGCATGACGGCGACCGGATCGACGTGGCCTCGACGACGCTGATCTTCCGGCGCGACGAGGACTGA